A single region of the Bacillus cereus genome encodes:
- a CDS encoding ABC transporter permease → MNFRQLALNNVKGNWRNYKAFLISSCLSIVVFFMYASFIYHPDVVSGNISMKTMITKGLESMNYIVVIFSALFILYANSTFLRARKKEFGLLTLIGGTKSQLGRMIILEQLMLGSTAIVVGIGIGMLCSKLFFQALSVLLKVDKTLPLVWNGKAVLITAGIYFILFLILSLFSVWTVGRLQIIDLLREARKQKVEPFAFTWLCVAGIGCIIAAYVLCFQVTIMNFIMYFLPIVGLTIGGTYLLFTQGSTVVLKALQKRKQSFYTYPNMFVLSNLIYKMKDNARFLFVISIITAVVSSAVGTLYVYFENMSAKTIDLTPHAISYEEKGINTHTIINEEKVQVLLKKNGFEDARKITYVKLPATQKIAFFNSEHEVPTAIIAEKEYNAEVRKQKREEVREVHNAPGSATMIMSDMTNDLVKIDRAKPYEITINGQKQSVQLNEPTSYSVFNDDEYLIVNDQDFEKYAKLVPDEEKTKYYGYYIEDWKSTEDLVLDLKKEIAPEKQGELKNSVFAYKDIRESGAITMFIGFFVAVLFFFFACSMTYFKWFNDKEQDRIQFKSLKRIGMTDKEIHKIAIRQMGVIFFIPILIGTIHSGFALHTLGKMLYIDLWKSGAIVIGAYIVASAIYFMIAQRGYLKHVKS, encoded by the coding sequence ATGAACTTTCGCCAGCTCGCGCTTAATAACGTAAAAGGAAATTGGCGTAATTATAAAGCATTCCTTATTAGTAGTTGTTTATCGATTGTCGTATTTTTCATGTATGCTTCCTTCATTTATCATCCAGATGTCGTAAGCGGTAATATTAGTATGAAGACGATGATTACAAAAGGGTTAGAATCAATGAATTACATCGTAGTCATCTTCTCAGCACTCTTTATTTTATATGCAAATTCAACGTTTTTACGAGCAAGAAAAAAAGAATTCGGTTTATTAACATTAATAGGCGGAACAAAGTCTCAACTTGGCAGAATGATTATATTAGAACAACTTATGTTAGGTAGTACTGCAATTGTAGTAGGTATCGGGATTGGAATGCTTTGTTCAAAACTATTTTTCCAAGCACTCAGTGTCTTACTAAAAGTTGATAAAACATTGCCGCTTGTGTGGAATGGAAAAGCAGTTCTTATTACAGCTGGCATATACTTTATCCTCTTTTTAATCCTATCATTGTTTAGTGTTTGGACAGTAGGACGTTTGCAAATTATTGATTTATTAAGGGAAGCTAGAAAACAAAAAGTAGAGCCGTTTGCATTTACATGGTTATGTGTAGCAGGAATAGGATGTATTATTGCAGCGTATGTCCTTTGTTTCCAAGTAACAATTATGAATTTTATAATGTATTTCTTACCAATCGTCGGACTGACAATTGGAGGAACGTATTTACTATTTACACAAGGTAGTACAGTCGTTTTAAAAGCATTGCAAAAAAGAAAACAATCATTTTATACATATCCAAACATGTTCGTCCTTAGCAATCTTATTTATAAAATGAAAGATAATGCTCGTTTTCTATTTGTTATTTCTATCATTACAGCTGTTGTTTCTTCAGCAGTTGGTACGCTTTATGTATATTTTGAAAATATGAGTGCGAAAACGATAGATCTTACGCCACATGCTATTTCATATGAGGAAAAGGGTATAAATACGCATACCATTATTAACGAGGAAAAAGTACAGGTATTATTAAAAAAGAATGGATTTGAAGATGCACGAAAAATAACCTACGTAAAACTACCTGCAACACAGAAAATAGCGTTTTTTAACAGTGAACATGAAGTGCCAACAGCGATTATTGCAGAGAAAGAATATAATGCGGAAGTGCGTAAACAAAAAAGGGAAGAAGTTAGAGAAGTTCATAATGCACCAGGTAGTGCGACGATGATCATGAGTGATATGACAAATGATCTAGTGAAGATAGATCGTGCGAAGCCATATGAAATTACAATTAATGGGCAAAAACAGTCTGTTCAGTTAAATGAACCAACTTCATATTCTGTTTTTAATGATGATGAATATCTTATTGTGAATGATCAAGATTTTGAGAAATATGCAAAGCTCGTACCAGATGAAGAAAAGACGAAATATTACGGTTATTATATTGAAGATTGGAAGAGTACTGAAGACCTTGTGTTAGATTTGAAAAAGGAAATTGCGCCAGAAAAGCAAGGAGAACTGAAAAATTCAGTGTTTGCTTATAAAGATATAAGAGAATCAGGAGCAATTACAATGTTCATCGGTTTCTTCGTAGCAGTACTGTTCTTCTTCTTCGCTTGTAGCATGACATACTTTAAATGGTTTAACGATAAAGAACAAGACCGTATTCAGTTTAAATCGTTAAAGAGAATCGGTATGACAGACAAAGAAATTCATAAAATTGCAATTCGACAAATGGGCGTTATCTTCTTTATCCCAATCTTAATCGGTACAATTCATAGTGGATTTGCTCTTCATACGTTAGGGAAAATGCTTTATATTGATTTATGGAAATCAGGTGCGATCGTAATTGGCGCATACATTGTAGCTTCTGCCATTTACTTTATGATCGCGCAAAGAGGATATTTAAAACACGTAAAAAGCTAG
- a CDS encoding ABC transporter ATP-binding protein, whose protein sequence is MSVLEVKGLTKVYQSKGSVATTALNDINFKIEEGEFVGIMGPSGSGKTTLLNLLATIDKQTSGHVLVNGEEINQMRAAKLAEFRRTHLGFIFQDFNLLDTLSIKENIILPLVMAKKSVNEIDTKVLEIAKFLNIEEILNKKVYEVSGGQQQRAAAARAIIHEPTLILADEPTGNLDSKSAKSLMGALQDLHEQKKVTIAMVTHDPVAASYCERILFIRDGEIFSEIHKGRTKQAFFQEILDVLAMLGGEYHELSPARA, encoded by the coding sequence ATGAGTGTTCTTGAAGTAAAAGGCTTAACAAAGGTGTATCAATCGAAAGGTTCAGTAGCGACGACTGCTTTAAATGATATAAATTTTAAAATTGAAGAAGGCGAATTTGTAGGGATTATGGGTCCTTCAGGAAGCGGAAAAACAACGCTTTTAAATTTATTAGCAACAATTGATAAGCAAACTTCAGGTCATGTGCTTGTAAATGGTGAAGAAATTAATCAAATGCGTGCAGCAAAATTAGCAGAGTTTCGCCGTACACATTTAGGATTCATTTTCCAAGATTTTAACTTACTTGATACGTTATCGATTAAAGAAAATATTATTTTACCGCTTGTAATGGCGAAGAAATCTGTAAATGAAATCGATACAAAAGTACTGGAAATTGCGAAGTTTTTAAACATCGAAGAAATTTTAAATAAAAAAGTATATGAAGTATCAGGCGGACAACAACAACGTGCAGCAGCTGCGAGAGCAATCATTCATGAACCGACGTTAATTTTAGCGGATGAGCCAACGGGAAACTTAGATTCTAAGTCAGCGAAATCATTAATGGGAGCACTTCAAGATTTGCATGAGCAAAAGAAAGTAACGATTGCAATGGTTACGCATGATCCAGTAGCGGCTAGCTATTGTGAACGCATCCTCTTCATACGTGATGGAGAGATCTTCTCAGAAATACACAAAGGAAGAACGAAGCAAGCCTTTTTCCAAGAAATTTTAGACGTACTTGCGATGCTAGGAGGAGAATATCATGAACTTTCGCCAGCTCGCGCTTAA
- a CDS encoding HAMP domain-containing histidine kinase, with amino-acid sequence MKVKNYLMDRFSLILSYIVSLCLFGLVLQLQSLLEKKSIDWSTWLYGLLLGTVVFTVYLIYDYRKRSVFLKRIEKYVTGGNTLHDSLLIDTSYTSEQEMVVESFTLLRQQYMNEVHKQHAKEQQQMIFMNQWIHQMKTPVSVIELLLQKYGKEHREARGTIESIREENNRILNGLDLALHMARLDQFAKDYKVEVVNVIDVIRDIINENRKSFIQSSVFPKLMVEEEACMIASDRKWLSIAMSQIVVNAIKYTKIAEAEKKEIQFQIEEKDQKVLLHIKDNGIGIPEQDVKRIFDPFFTGINGRKTREATGMGLYITKEICDNLHHGMYVQSAEGEGTTFTFQFAKDEEYHALMRKMTKL; translated from the coding sequence ATGAAGGTTAAAAATTACCTCATGGACCGCTTTTCTTTAATTCTTTCTTATATTGTTAGCCTTTGTTTATTTGGGCTCGTTTTGCAGTTGCAAAGTCTTTTAGAAAAGAAATCCATTGATTGGAGCACGTGGTTATACGGACTTTTATTAGGGACAGTTGTGTTTACTGTATACCTCATTTACGATTACCGAAAACGGAGTGTGTTTTTAAAGAGGATCGAAAAGTATGTTACTGGCGGAAATACATTACATGACTCCTTACTTATCGATACTTCTTATACGTCAGAACAAGAGATGGTCGTCGAATCGTTTACGCTATTAAGGCAGCAATATATGAATGAAGTTCATAAACAGCATGCGAAAGAGCAACAGCAAATGATATTTATGAACCAATGGATTCATCAAATGAAAACACCAGTATCGGTTATTGAATTATTGTTACAGAAATATGGTAAGGAACATCGTGAGGCAAGGGGAACGATTGAAAGTATTCGTGAAGAAAATAACCGTATTTTAAATGGCTTAGATTTAGCGTTACATATGGCAAGATTAGATCAGTTTGCGAAGGATTATAAAGTAGAAGTAGTAAATGTTATAGATGTCATTCGAGATATTATTAATGAAAATCGAAAGTCGTTCATTCAATCGTCTGTATTTCCGAAACTGATGGTTGAAGAAGAAGCTTGTATGATTGCGTCTGATAGAAAGTGGCTTAGTATCGCCATGAGCCAAATTGTTGTAAATGCAATTAAGTATACAAAAATTGCAGAAGCAGAGAAAAAAGAAATTCAATTTCAAATTGAAGAGAAAGATCAAAAGGTGTTACTACATATTAAGGACAATGGAATCGGTATTCCAGAGCAAGATGTAAAGCGCATATTTGATCCATTCTTTACGGGAATAAACGGCCGTAAAACGAGAGAAGCGACTGGAATGGGTTTATATATTACGAAGGAAATTTGCGATAATTTACATCATGGAATGTATGTTCAATCGGCTGAAGGAGAAGGAACGACATTCACATTCCAATTTGCAAAAGATGAAGAATATCATGCATTGATGAGAAAAATGACAAAACTGTAA
- a CDS encoding response regulator transcription factor, whose protein sequence is MYKILIVEDDEKIAGILEEHLERYGYQSFRVSDLRHIKNEFVKINPHLVLLDINLPYFDGFYWCRQIRTVSNAPIIFVSARTGEMDQVMAIENGGDDYITKPFHLDIVMAKVKSALRRGYGEYAAAAESDCLGVNGLLLFPSQHVVEWQGQQTELTKNEFYLLECLMKQANQYVTREELLEALWDEVAFVDDNTLTVNVKRVRKKLEELGIKNAIVTKRGYGYALLTEWGEGHEG, encoded by the coding sequence ATGTATAAAATATTAATTGTAGAAGACGATGAGAAAATCGCGGGAATATTAGAGGAGCATTTAGAAAGGTATGGCTATCAATCATTTAGAGTAAGTGATTTACGTCATATAAAAAATGAGTTCGTAAAAATAAATCCACATCTAGTGTTACTCGATATTAATTTACCGTACTTTGATGGTTTCTATTGGTGTCGTCAAATCCGCACTGTATCGAATGCGCCGATTATTTTTGTTTCTGCAAGAACAGGGGAAATGGATCAAGTAATGGCGATTGAAAATGGTGGAGATGATTACATTACGAAGCCATTCCACTTAGATATTGTAATGGCAAAGGTGAAAAGTGCACTTCGCCGTGGGTATGGTGAGTATGCTGCTGCTGCTGAGAGTGATTGTTTAGGTGTAAATGGACTGTTGTTATTCCCTTCTCAACACGTTGTTGAGTGGCAAGGGCAACAAACAGAACTGACAAAAAATGAATTTTACTTATTAGAGTGTTTAATGAAACAGGCGAATCAATACGTAACGCGCGAAGAACTATTAGAGGCCCTGTGGGATGAAGTAGCCTTTGTTGATGATAATACATTAACCGTAAATGTAAAACGTGTAAGGAAGAAACTAGAGGAGTTAGGCATTAAAAATGCAATTGTAACGAAACGTGGATATGGTTATGCGCTTCTTACAGAGTGGGGCGAAGGGCATGAAGGTTAA
- the obgE gene encoding GTPase ObgE: MFVDQVKIYVKGGDGGNGMVAYRREKYVPKGGPAGGDGGKGADVVFVVEEGLRTLMDFRYQRHFKADRGQHGMSKGQHGRKSEDLIVKVPPGTIVKDEKTGEILADLVTHEQTAVIAKGGRGGRGNSRFATPTNPAPEIAENGEPGQERDVTLELKVLADVGLVGFPSVGKSTLLSVVSSARPKIAEYHFTTIVPNLGVVETGDNRSFVMADLPGLIEGAHAGVGLGHQFLRHIERTRVIVHVIDMSGLEGREPYEDYVTINSELKEYNMRLTERPQVVVANKMDMPGAEENLQAFKEKLGDEVKIFPISAVTKQGVRDLLFEVANLLETTPEFPMYDDVEESEASVMYKFESESNFEITRESDGTFVISGYDIEKTFKMTDFSRDESVRRFARQMRGMGIDEALRARGAVDGDIVKILEYQFEFID; the protein is encoded by the coding sequence ATGTTTGTAGATCAGGTCAAGATATATGTAAAAGGCGGCGACGGTGGTAACGGAATGGTTGCGTATCGTCGTGAGAAGTATGTACCTAAAGGTGGCCCAGCAGGTGGCGACGGTGGTAAAGGTGCAGATGTTGTTTTCGTTGTTGAGGAAGGCTTACGTACATTAATGGACTTCCGCTACCAACGTCATTTCAAAGCTGATCGTGGTCAGCACGGAATGAGTAAAGGTCAGCACGGTCGTAAATCTGAAGATTTAATCGTAAAGGTTCCACCGGGAACAATAGTAAAAGATGAAAAAACAGGTGAAATTCTTGCCGATTTAGTAACGCATGAACAAACAGCTGTAATCGCAAAAGGTGGCCGCGGTGGCCGTGGTAACTCACGTTTCGCAACACCGACGAACCCAGCGCCAGAAATCGCTGAGAACGGGGAACCAGGTCAAGAACGTGATGTCACGCTAGAACTTAAAGTACTAGCAGATGTTGGACTTGTTGGATTCCCGAGTGTAGGTAAATCTACATTATTATCTGTTGTATCATCAGCGCGTCCGAAAATTGCAGAGTATCACTTTACAACAATCGTTCCAAATCTTGGTGTTGTTGAAACTGGTGATAACCGCAGCTTCGTTATGGCTGACCTTCCTGGACTAATTGAAGGCGCACATGCCGGCGTCGGACTTGGACACCAATTCTTACGTCATATTGAGCGTACACGTGTAATCGTGCACGTTATCGATATGTCTGGTTTAGAAGGCCGTGAGCCATATGAAGATTATGTAACAATCAATAGTGAACTAAAAGAATACAATATGCGTTTAACTGAGCGTCCACAAGTTGTTGTTGCAAACAAAATGGATATGCCAGGTGCAGAAGAAAACTTACAAGCATTTAAAGAAAAATTGGGAGACGAAGTGAAAATTTTCCCAATCTCAGCTGTAACGAAACAAGGTGTTCGTGACTTACTATTTGAAGTAGCGAACTTATTAGAAACAACACCAGAATTCCCAATGTACGATGATGTAGAAGAATCTGAAGCAAGTGTAATGTACAAATTTGAATCTGAATCTAATTTTGAAATTACACGCGAAAGTGATGGCACATTTGTTATTTCTGGTTATGATATTGAGAAAACATTCAAAATGACAGACTTCTCACGTGATGAATCTGTACGCCGATTTGCTCGTCAAATGCGTGGAATGGGTATTGATGAAGCTCTTCGTGCACGTGGTGCAGTAGACGGAGATATTGTAAAAATTCTTGAATATCAATTTGAATTTATCGATTAA
- a CDS encoding sporulation initiation phosphotransferase B encodes MNEKWTIIDALRHSRHDWLNRMQMVKGNLSLGKVEEIHRLIDRFVQEARQESNLIGLSMPLFSEWILTYNWKQQPCLLEYEVLGKLHNLSHLDETVCTWTNQFFSMLQHSLDVYVENYVCITIECDAENARFFFDFRGKLTSVEELQNWLANQNNKWYSISYTVRDEEVSVILQPIEKSVVK; translated from the coding sequence ATGAATGAAAAATGGACAATTATAGATGCGTTGCGCCATTCAAGACATGATTGGCTCAATCGTATGCAGATGGTTAAAGGAAACCTTTCCCTTGGAAAAGTGGAAGAGATTCATAGGCTCATCGATCGTTTTGTCCAAGAAGCGAGACAAGAATCCAATCTGATAGGGCTATCAATGCCTTTATTTTCAGAGTGGATTTTAACATATAATTGGAAACAGCAGCCGTGCTTATTGGAGTACGAAGTATTAGGGAAATTACATAACTTATCTCACTTAGATGAGACTGTATGTACATGGACGAATCAATTTTTCTCAATGCTTCAGCATAGTTTAGACGTATATGTTGAAAATTATGTTTGTATCACAATTGAATGTGACGCGGAGAATGCTCGTTTCTTTTTTGATTTTCGTGGTAAGCTAACGAGTGTAGAAGAACTACAGAATTGGCTTGCGAACCAAAACAATAAATGGTATTCCATTTCTTATACAGTACGAGACGAAGAAGTCTCAGTTATATTACAACCAATCGAAAAAAGTGTGGTGAAATAA
- the rpmA gene encoding 50S ribosomal protein L27: MLRLDLQFFASKKGVGSTKNGRDSQSKRLGAKRADGQTVSGGSILYRQRGTKIYPGVNVGRGGDDTLYAKVDGVVRFERLGRDRKQVSVYPVAQEA, from the coding sequence ATGTTAAGATTAGATCTTCAGTTTTTCGCATCTAAGAAAGGTGTAGGTAGTACAAAGAACGGTCGTGACTCTCAGTCAAAACGTCTTGGTGCTAAACGCGCAGATGGTCAAACGGTTTCAGGTGGTTCAATTCTTTACCGTCAACGCGGTACAAAAATTTATCCAGGTGTTAACGTTGGTCGTGGTGGCGATGACACTTTATACGCGAAAGTTGACGGCGTAGTACGCTTTGAGCGTCTTGGCCGTGACCGCAAACAAGTGAGCGTATATCCTGTTGCTCAAGAAGCATAA
- a CDS encoding ribosomal-processing cysteine protease Prp has protein sequence MIKITISRTKLGSIQSFKMTGHADYAPHGQDLVCAGTTAVVFGSINAVEELCNVQATIELGSDGGFLTYELPNDLDVHAAEKAQTLLEGLVVSLKTIELDYGKYIRLIEKVQEV, from the coding sequence ATGATTAAAATTACGATAAGTCGCACGAAATTAGGAAGTATCCAATCATTTAAAATGACTGGACATGCCGATTATGCGCCACATGGACAAGACCTTGTCTGTGCTGGAACTACAGCGGTTGTGTTTGGTTCTATAAATGCAGTGGAAGAACTTTGTAATGTGCAGGCAACTATTGAACTCGGAAGTGATGGCGGATTCTTAACGTATGAATTGCCTAATGATTTAGACGTTCATGCAGCAGAAAAAGCACAAACGCTTTTAGAAGGATTGGTTGTTTCGCTAAAGACGATCGAACTTGATTACGGAAAGTATATCCGTTTAATAGAAAAAGTGCAGGAGGTGTAA
- the rplU gene encoding 50S ribosomal protein L21 translates to MYAIIETGGKQIKVEAGQAIYIEKLDVEAGETVTFDKVLFVGGENVKVGSPVVEGATVTAKVEKQGRAKKIIVFKYKAKKNNRKKQGHRQPYTKLVVEAINA, encoded by the coding sequence ATGTACGCAATTATCGAAACAGGTGGAAAACAAATTAAAGTTGAAGCTGGTCAAGCAATCTACATTGAAAAATTAGATGTTGAAGCTGGTGAAACTGTTACTTTTGACAAAGTTCTTTTCGTTGGTGGCGAAAACGTTAAAGTTGGTAGCCCAGTTGTAGAAGGCGCAACAGTGACTGCTAAAGTTGAAAAACAAGGTCGCGCTAAGAAAATCATCGTTTTCAAATACAAAGCGAAAAAGAACAATCGTAAGAAACAAGGTCATCGTCAACCTTACACTAAGCTAGTTGTTGAAGCTATCAACGCTTAA
- a CDS encoding Rne/Rng family ribonuclease, with amino-acid sequence MKTLYINYTGSEKRVAIEEKQKIVELLWKRNEEQEIVGHIYVGRIVRTIAGMNAAFVNIGLEKHAYLSYDDVPSSYRIHEGQAILVQVVKEAIDTKGPKLTANIEFTGKYVVYMPYDEMRAISRKIKNNKRRQQLLGVEVKGTGGYIFRSASEKGTIDEIQAEMQGLQQLYEELKRREEQGKAPLLLHRPATFLDRVFQENPIETIEKVVADTRSVVKELEEKVGEERVSFYNEKSSMFNHFGIDREIEKALQKIVWLPNGAYLIVEQMETMTVIDVNTGKFTGKQNLQDTVLRTNEAAAEEIARQLRLRDIGGMILIDFINMKRREDKEKVRESLMLALQDDRTYTRVLGFTELGILEMTRKRKKHSLRDVLLEECVPCKATGYVMSYETIAYELERELITYGNIEDEAVLIAAPKILQKHFLQKELQKNLPFEIYFKDDIIEKYAIIRFGSKKEIVERKK; translated from the coding sequence TTGAAGACGTTATATATAAACTACACTGGTTCGGAAAAGCGTGTTGCGATAGAAGAGAAACAAAAAATTGTCGAGCTTTTATGGAAAAGGAATGAAGAGCAGGAGATTGTCGGGCATATTTATGTTGGGCGTATCGTAAGAACAATTGCTGGAATGAACGCAGCCTTTGTAAATATCGGATTAGAAAAACATGCATATCTTTCATATGATGATGTACCATCTTCATATCGCATACATGAAGGACAGGCGATACTTGTACAAGTTGTGAAAGAAGCAATTGATACGAAAGGTCCTAAGTTAACAGCGAATATAGAATTTACCGGAAAATATGTTGTTTACATGCCGTATGATGAAATGCGCGCTATTTCTCGGAAAATAAAAAATAACAAAAGAAGACAACAGTTGCTCGGAGTTGAAGTGAAAGGAACGGGTGGATACATTTTCCGCTCTGCTTCTGAAAAAGGAACAATTGATGAAATACAAGCTGAAATGCAAGGGTTGCAGCAGTTATATGAAGAATTAAAAAGAAGAGAAGAGCAAGGAAAGGCGCCGTTACTACTTCATCGACCAGCGACGTTTTTAGATCGTGTATTTCAGGAGAACCCAATTGAAACGATTGAAAAAGTAGTTGCAGATACGAGAAGTGTAGTAAAAGAATTAGAAGAAAAAGTAGGGGAAGAAAGAGTATCCTTTTACAATGAAAAATCTTCGATGTTTAACCATTTTGGAATAGATCGTGAAATCGAGAAAGCACTTCAAAAAATTGTGTGGCTACCAAATGGTGCGTATCTAATTGTAGAACAAATGGAGACGATGACTGTAATTGATGTGAATACAGGCAAATTTACTGGAAAACAAAATTTACAAGATACTGTACTTCGCACAAATGAAGCGGCTGCTGAAGAGATTGCTCGTCAATTAAGACTGCGTGATATTGGCGGTATGATATTAATTGATTTTATTAATATGAAAAGACGAGAAGATAAAGAGAAGGTAAGAGAGAGTTTAATGTTAGCTTTACAAGATGATCGTACATATACGAGAGTACTCGGATTTACGGAATTAGGAATTTTAGAGATGACGCGTAAACGTAAGAAACATTCGTTACGTGACGTATTATTAGAAGAATGTGTACCATGTAAAGCGACGGGATATGTCATGTCTTATGAAACAATTGCGTATGAGTTAGAGAGAGAATTAATTACATATGGCAATATAGAAGATGAAGCAGTATTAATCGCTGCACCGAAAATTTTGCAAAAGCATTTTCTACAAAAAGAATTACAAAAAAATCTTCCATTTGAAATTTATTTCAAAGATGATATTATCGAAAAGTACGCTATTATCCGATTTGGAAGTAAGAAAGAAATTGTAGAACGGAAAAAATAG